One window of Curtobacterium sp. 458 genomic DNA carries:
- a CDS encoding ThuA domain-containing protein: MADTRKALVVRGGWDGHMPVETTDLFVPFLRDNGFDVRVEDGTAVYADESVMGSVDLVVQVVTMSTIADDEFAGLQQAVLGGAGLAGWHGGIADAFRNTADYLHMVGGQFAHHAAKPPAERTGEQSDNYIPYTVHITEAGHEHPITQGIEDFDLVTEQYWVLSDEYNDVLATTTQEARDFDAWNRPVTAPAIWTRQWGQGRVFVSAPGHRLEVVESQPLRTIIERGLLWAAR, from the coding sequence ATGGCGGACACCAGGAAGGCCCTCGTCGTCCGCGGCGGGTGGGACGGCCACATGCCGGTCGAGACCACCGACCTGTTCGTCCCGTTCCTCCGGGACAACGGCTTCGACGTCCGTGTCGAGGACGGCACCGCGGTGTACGCCGACGAGTCCGTGATGGGCTCCGTCGACCTCGTCGTGCAGGTCGTGACGATGTCGACCATCGCCGACGACGAGTTCGCCGGACTCCAGCAGGCGGTCCTCGGCGGTGCGGGCCTCGCGGGGTGGCACGGCGGGATCGCGGACGCGTTCCGGAACACCGCCGACTACCTGCACATGGTCGGCGGGCAGTTCGCGCACCACGCAGCGAAGCCACCGGCGGAGCGCACCGGCGAGCAGTCCGACAACTACATCCCCTACACGGTGCACATCACCGAGGCGGGGCACGAGCACCCGATCACGCAGGGCATCGAGGACTTCGACCTCGTGACCGAGCAGTACTGGGTGCTCTCCGACGAGTACAACGACGTGCTGGCGACGACCACGCAGGAGGCCCGGGACTTCGACGCCTGGAACCGCCCGGTCACCGCGCCCGCGATCTGGACCCGGCAGTGGGGGCAGGGGCGCGTGTTCGTCTCGGCTCCCGGGCACCGGCTCGAGGTCGTCGAGTCGCAGCCGCTCCGCACCATCATCGAGAGGGGACTCCTGTGGGCAGCCCGGTGA